Proteins from one Pleuronectes platessa chromosome 16, fPlePla1.1, whole genome shotgun sequence genomic window:
- the dctn5 gene encoding dynactin subunit 5: protein MELSELLYNKAEYIETASGNKVSRQSVLCGSQNIVLNGKTIVMNDCIIRGDLANVRVGRHCVVKSRSVIRPPFKKFSKGVAFFPLHIGDHVFIEEDCVVNAAQIGSYVHIGKNCVIGRRCVLKDCCKILDNTVLPPETVVPPFTVFSGCPGLFSGELPECTQDLMIDVTKSYYQKFLPLSQI, encoded by the exons ATGGAGTTGTCCGAGCTACTGTACAACAAAGCGGAATACATCGAGACG gcttCCGGGAACAAAGTGAGCAGACAGTCTGTTCTGTGCGGGAGTCAAAACATCGTCCTCAATGGGAAA ACCATTGTCATGAACGACTGCATCATCAGAGGAGACCTGGCTAACGTCCGGGTGGGCAGACACTGCGTGGTGAAGAGCCGGAGTGTGATTCGACCGCCGTTCAAAAAGTTCAGCAAAGG AGTGGCGTTCTTCCCGCTGCACATTGGAGACCACGTCTTCATCGAGGAGGACTGCGTGGTCAACGCAGCGCAGATCGGTTCCTATGTCCACATCGGCAAGAACTGTGTCATA GGCCGCCGCTGTGTGCTGAAGGACTGCTGCAAGATCCTAGACAACACCGTGCTTCCTCCTGAGACCGTGGTGCCGCCTTTCACCGTCTTCTCCGGATGCCCAG gtCTTTTTTCAGGAGAGCTCCCAGAGTGCACACAGGACCTGATGATAGACGTCACCAAGAGCTACTACCAGAAGTTCCTGCCTCTCAGTCAGATCTGA
- the ndufab1b gene encoding NADH:ubiquinone oxidoreductase subunit AB1b, whose translation MAARVLTQCLRSLSRPSLRLCSGSPAVRAAVGPAAALHRPVSFAASSRRTRWLGQSPVSSVGVLCRQYGDLPPLTLETIKGRVMYVLKLYDKINPERLVTSSHFMKDLGLDSLDQVEIIMAMEDEFGFEIPDAEAEKLMTPEEIVQYIADKKDVYE comes from the exons ATGGCGGCCCGTGTCCTGACGCAGTGTCTCCGCTCGCTCTCCCGGCCCTCGCTGCGGCTCTGCTCCGGCAGCCCGGCGGTCCGAGCCGCTGTCGGCCCCGCGGCGGCCCTTCACCGACCCGTCTCCTTCGCCGCCAGCAGCCGGAGGACGCGGTGGCTCGGCCAGAGCCCG GTCTCCTCAGTGGGCGTCCTGTGCCGACAGTATGGCGACCTGCCCCCCCTCACCTTAGAGACCATCAAAGGCCGCGTCATGTACGTGCTGAAGCTCTACGACAAGATCAACCCAGAGAGG CTGGTGACCTCCTCCCACTTCATGAAAGACCTGGGTCTGGACAGCTTGGACCAGGTGGAGATCATCATGGCCATGGAGGACGAGTTCG gCTTTGAAATCCCAGATGCAGAAGCAGAGAAGTTGATGACTCCTGAGGAGATTGTCCAGTACATCGCAGACAAGAAGGATGTTTATGAATAA
- the hapstr1a gene encoding UPF0472 protein C16orf72 homolog, with translation MEEKKEDGDSEIQEHGPEHWFSKWERQCLAEAEQREPSEEEADNDQEKLWHLFQNSATAVAQLYKDRVCHQQGLSLWVPFQNAATAVTNLYKESVEAHQRSFDWGIQIGHQRRNKDMLAWVKKRRRTIRREDLISFLCGKAPPHRSSRANSRLAMVAPSRANSPSETGSSVEADLQPFREAIALHGLSGAMASISVRSGAPGSPTHVSGSSSNGGGAAGGGSSGAGPVCRSRRNGLQDVDLNTFISEEMALHLDSTGSASAGGVGTRKRNSTQCSDVITDSPTHKRNRMI, from the exons atggaggagaagaaggaagacGGGGACTCGGAGATACAGGAACACGGACCCGAGCACTGGTTCTCAAAATGGGAGCGGCAGTGCTTGGCCGAGGCGGAGCAGAGGGAGCCGAGCGAGGAGGAGGCCGACAACGACCAGGAGAAACTGTGGCACCTCTTCCAGAACTCCGCTACCGCCGTAGCACAGTTATACAAAg ACAGAGTATGCCACCAGCAGGGCCTGTCACTGTGGGTGCCATTTCAGAACGCCGCTACAGCAGTCACCAACCTCTACAAAG AGAGTGTGGAGGCCCATCAGAGAAGCTTTGATTGGGGCATCCAAATAGGCCATCAACGCCGTAATAAG GACATGTTGGCCTGGGTGAAAAAGCGCCGGAGAACCATTCGCAGGGAGGATCTCATCAGCTTTCTGTGCGGCAAAGCACCACCACACAGGAGCAGCAGGGCCAACTCCCGGCTGGCCATGGTGGCCCCTAGTCGAGCCAATTCACCATCGGAGACGGGCTCGTCTGTGGAGGCCGACCTCCAGCCCTTCAGGGAGGCCATAGCACTGCATG GTCTGAGTGGAGCCATGGCGAGCATCAGTGTGCGCTCCGGTGCTCCAGGTTCTCCCACACACGTGAGCGGGAGCAGCAGTAATGGGGGCGGTGCTGCCGGAGGTGGTTCTTCTGGCGCTGGGCCGGTGTGCCGCAGCAGGCGCAATGGACTCCAAGACGTGGACCTGAACACTTTCATCTCAGAGGAGATGGCTCTGCATCTGGACTCTACAGGCTCTGCCTCCGCTGGGGGGGTAGGAACCAGGAAACGAAATTCCACCCAGTGTAGTGATGTCATCACAGACTCTCCTACTCACAAACGTAACAGGATGATATGA